The nucleotide window ttaaaaaaatgcaaagaaacatactcaaacaaaaccaaattaaaccctgcttCTCATAACGATACATTgatatgtaaagacacaaaacgatcagtctgtgcaagaaactgaacagtatttataatgttttttttttgtttttttttacctctgattcactaCAGTGTCTGAACTGTCTTGAGCACATTTGCGTCTTCGTTTTCAGCCGGTGTCTGGCgcaacttcttcttcttcttgctttgcGGCGAATCGCAGAcatgccacctatctctcaaatagaCCATtcacactcctaattgagattgtaaatagagtgtcaatggtccattttttttttactctcaaagcctTGATTCCCATCCtcttccattataagactgacaaaCTGCAAAGGGTTTAGTTAAACATCTGGTttttgttctactgaagaaacaaagtcacttacattTTGGATGCTCTAGGGGtaggcagataaacatcaaatctgaatttttgggtgaactatccctttaaagaaagttttttaatttttttgctgatCAGAAAATGATCTGATCCATGACTCAAAATCCGTAATATGATCTGAACTGTCAGTTTTGTGATCCATTGCACCACCACAGAATGCCAGACTCTGTTAAATTCTACGTTGATAAATTTAGTGTAGTTGCCTAAATATTCACACGCTGTTCATGCATacaaaagcatgtctaattatgaCCACTTTCTGTCATATTTTACTTCATAGATGAGAGAttagtttttttccccaaaagcAATAGTTTATGTAACTTGGATGAGAACGAAACTCGCTTTGTTGTTCTGTGTAATGCAATAATGTTCACCGAAAACAAATAATCTAGAAATAATCAGATTTGGCAGTGAACAGTGTTCCTTTAAAAagggcttttttgttttgttttagaccAGTATTACTCAAGGCTTTAAATTTGCCTTTCCTTATTGTACATACTCAAGATTAGGGATTTAAATATAACTAACAGCCTAACAACACAGtgacaaacaacacacacaacatcctatatgatttatatatataatcctaatgattatcagaaaacaaaaaaatctagtttttcaaaatgtttaatgcaCACAGTAGCTattgttaatgcatttatttgaccaaaaatattagaatatattttaaatgtatttgattccTGTGAACAATTTTGTACTTCAGTAACCATTTTATGCTGTATTTGTGCATGCATCTATCAGGAAGTCACTGGATAGGTGTACCAGGAGAACTCCGCGGCTATGAAAAAGCTCATCAGTTGTATGGAAAGCTGCCCTGGGCCAAACTATTCGAGCCGTCCATCAAGCTGGCACGAGAGGGCTTCCCCATGCCAGCCTACCTGGCTAAATTCTTGgataatagttttattaaaaaactgATTCTTGACACTGAACTCCGGTAATGTATCTtctccaaacaaacacacacacacacacacactatcatctAGCATTATTTGTTATGACTAACATCtcaatttaatagttttatttaaggCAATAAATATGATGAACCTTGACGAGAATTCTTAACGATCAATGTCAAACAAGTAGGTTATGACTTAGCCGCAAgcaaatggcaagaaatataagaGCTCTTCATTGTTGTGCAATAAGACACTTTCTGCTGCAGGAATCAAAGCAGCTTCGGTTTTCTATTAAATACCATTTTCTGTCTAATGTAAAACATAATTTGCTGAATTATACACTGTTACTCACTAAATATGTgtgtaataatgtttttttgaaaatagtCAATACTTTTATTTCGCGAGGATGGATTCAATCCATCAGAAGTTACAGTGAAGATATGTATAATCATTTACTAAAGatgtctatttaaaataaatgctgttctatttgtatttatcaaatgttaccctggaccacaaaaccagtcataagtagcactgGTAAATTTgtagaaataacaaaaaatacatgggtcaaaatgattttttaaatttcctacaataaatatcaaaacataattttttatcaataatattcattgctaagaacttcatttggacaactttaaaggtgattttctcaatatttagatttttttgcaccctcatattccagattttcaaatagatgtTTCTTGggtaaatattgtcctatcctaacaaactatacatcaatggGAAGCCtatttattcagatgatgtataaatctcaatttcaaattgttttcaaaaatgttttgtggtccaggatcacatataGTTTTAGAAAAGCTAATTTTTTAAACAAGAATATTAAACGGCACAGAATTCATCATTGATGTCTCAAACGAATAAATGTAATGccgttatttttaaaatgttaaaggaACTGGACACTATGACTTTTTAGGACTGTGTTTTTTCTCAAATTAATGCAGCTCTGGTGAGCACATATATCTTATTCAGCAATATAGGTATTacaagaaaaaattttttttttcattgttttggggtgaaatatgacccagacatgtTCTTGGCAAGTTTCATCACATTGTATTTCACCTTACTGGCTTATGTTTCTTGAGTTGCTTTCTGTCTGTTTTCATAAGCTTATTTCTTTCTATAGTGATCTGTTCTACGAGAACAACATGGTTCTAAAGGACACCCTTAAGTTCCCTCAGCTGGCAGAAACCATGGAAACTATCTCCAAAGAAGGAGCCAATGCCTTTTACACCGGAAAAATCGCCAAGGACTTGATACAGGATGTAAAAGAGAGAAGTACAAactgtttgtacagtatataaacGGCATTTACTGTAATCAGAATAGATGTAGTGCTTTCGAAATACACTGTTTTTGGCAGGTGTGCTTGTTTACATGGTTTACTTTTGGCTTTTCCAGATGGAGTGTTATCATTAGAAGATCTGAGCACTTTTCAggtcagagtcagtgaagcgtgGTCAGTCCAACTTGGTGATTACAAGATGCACATCCCTCCTCCACCGGCAGGGGGAGCGATACTCAGCTTTATCCTCAAACTGATGCATGGTAGGTGTAGATCACTAAAGATCATCAACTTTGCCTGCTATACTGAACCAGTTCTTACTCATAACTATTAAACCTCCCATTGATTTCCTCAGGATTCAGGCTCTCTCCGGCCTCTAACCAAGGGCACCAGAAAACCTTGAATTTGCATCGGTTCCTTGAGGCAGTGAAGTTTGCAAATGGACAAAAGCACAACCTCAAAGACCCCAACTTCAACTCCAGAAAAAATGTATGGATACAGCTTAATTTACCATACTGCCTTGATTTTCTGCCCGGAACATTTGTTTGAAAATTACACAACAGCAGAGTTTAGCATGTGCTTAATTTCATTGTATTTGCTATGTTTGGCAGTAGTAAGCATAATATCATTAGATGTCAAGTGCAGGGTTGAGTAAGTACTATGAAAGGCCGGATGTTATTTCTCATGAAGGCCACACAAATGCAAGCAATTCATATTTGaaatgaaatcaactttttgttaACGAAGCATGCATTCAAAGAGGTTTGATTCAATTAAGAAACATCATTAATAATTCCAAAAAAAAGGCAAATGATGATGAATAATGAAAAACTGAATTAATTTGCCTGGGAAGTATACtagatttattcatgtttttcttGTGCCCTGATAATGCAGATGGAGTACATCAAAGATGAGAAGTTCATTGAGCACATCAGGGCTTTGATCACTGACGGCTCCACACACGACGCCTCTTACTACAACATCACTCCGTCAGTCGACCGTGTTGGCACCACACATGTTTCAGTGATGGCAGCAGATGGCAGTGCTGTGTCAGTCACCAGCACCATCAACCACATGTGAGACACATTTACAGCATATGCCCAGCAGACAACCTAATGTGTGTAATACATCCTAGTTACGCTATGTTAAAATATCAGGATTTTCTGCTATGTATACTACTTATTGCAGGTAGCAGCAGTCAACTGCACCTCAGAATTGTGGTACTTTATTAAACGGCCTGCAATAATAATGTATTGAGggcaaattataatttaaattcaaattattaaatggacgCCACTTTACAGGGACAATAAAGCCCTTCCTACACCTACACTTACCCTGCCCAATACTAATATGAGAGATACGATAATACGAGATttaaaaattgagaaaaaaaaggcACTAAATGGCATACACTTAACCATCTACGCCACTGGAGTAATTGTTCAGTAATCATCTTTTGTAGTGTTGACTAACCCAACCACGTGCTGGTGGGCGGAGTTAGTGTAAGTTTGCACTTAGTGTATATAGACTCTCCGTTTTAGATatcctgtaatattttttttaaagaaacaatattattaataaaaccattacacattaaataatattataaattaaagaataaataCTCTAATATTTCTGAAAACTAAAATCTTTATATCTTCAGGTTTGGGTCAGCCGTTTTCTCTCCTAAAACGGGTATCATCCTCAACAACGAGCTAGCTGACTTCTGCGGCCGAGCAGATTCTGTCACACCAGGTGACGATCCTTCACCAAATATATCTTCTTACATTTTGTATGTCTTGAAACGTCTTGTCACTATATTGTTTTTCTCTCTCCAGGCGAGCAGCCTCCCTCCTCCATGGCTCCTACCATCCTGCAGTCCCAGGAGAAGACTGTAGTGATTGGTGGATCAGGAGGAAGTTTTATCACCACAGCTATGGCCCTGGTGAGTCAAACTCCATTTGAAATAAGTTATTTGGGGTTATCAGTGTTCAGCCTATTCTATGAAGTACACAGCCTTAGCCGACCagcactaaatattttttatttactgctCCTACAAACAATTTTCATACTTCTAATTTAGTAGTCATTTAAAGTTATTAGAGTAActgtttattgaattatttatccttattattatttttatcaactaCTTGTTTTCCAACCTAATGTCTATTTTCTCTGTATTGGATGtccaaaaaagtttatttttgtcatctttattaaaataataactatttGCTCCACCTTTATAAACCTAATAATCCTGTTTCTCCCAGAAAATCTTCAGAATACAAGTATCGACTTtaaattcatatttctgttaaagctgcagtaggtaacttttgtaaaaatatattttttacatatttattaaacctgtcattatgtcctgacagtagaatatgagacagataatctgtgaaaaaatcaagctcctctggctcctcccagtggtcctattgccatttgcagaaactccatcgctcccggtaagaaacaaccaatcagagctgcggaccgtaactttgtttgtgttcaaaatgtagaaaaattaacataataagcgagtacaccatgaatccattttccaaaccgtgtttttagctcgtcctgaatcactagggtgcacctataataagtgtttatattcggactactttagattgcttcggagataccgcggcggagtaacccagtacctttgtgattcttcatagacataaacagagagaagtagttccggctacgatgttcttccgcaagacgcaagcagttctgtttattaacctctagagcgtcaaaagttccctactgcagctttaatgcagTTGCAGAAATTTTccggtaaaaaaaaataacttgagCTATAAAATTGTCTTAGTCCTCCATTTACATTCTATGCACACATATTCATATGTGTGCTAAAATGATTGTGTGTGGTTGTCGACAGCATCCCACAGATGCAGTATCGAAATATCCTATTGAAAAAAcctattttaatgtaaatgttaggCTATTCTTGAAATTGTTATTTGGATTTTCATTTTTTCCctaacataatatattttttatcattattgctTGTCCATAGTCTTAcaatctaaattttttttttatcttttaccaAAATCTAATACTTAACTTCATCTTGTCGACAGCATGCCACAAATTCAGTACAGTGATATCCTTTTGtattaacatttgtttcaaaacattaaatataaaactgtCTGCATTAAAGACTTTTGTATGCGGTACTGTAGTTGTTGACAGCATGTCCTGATGAAAATAACCTGACAAACCCTCTTTAACCAACATCCCTTTGTTCCTTTTTTCCTATTTCAGTCCATTATGAACCACTTGTGGTTTGGGATGAACCTTAACGAATCTATCGCTGCTAAAATAGTATTTGTGGATGCCAAAAACAATGTCCAGTTTGAGCAAGGATACGACAATGTAAGTGCTTTGCAATGTAGATCCGCTCTAATATAATGAGTTTACCATTAATCACAATCCCATAATCCCATGTTGATAGTGTGGCCGTAATGATTGTTATTGCTTTTTCCTCCTTTTGAATATCCCCGCTAACTGATTATAATCATTATATCATAAAAAGGTAATTGAATGTGACTTATGTAGTAACATgttattttcttcttctcagtCTTCTATCAATGCAATGAAAAGGATGGGACACATTGTGAACAACAGCATATTTTTCAATGTGGTCAATGGCATCTCGAAAGAAGGACAGTGCATCAGTGCCGTATCTGACGCCAGGAAGCTAGGCAGGTCAGCGGGATACTGACCCTGCCTCTGTTTGTGCCGTCAGATGTTAGAGACTGGTGATTCATCAGGACTGGGAGGAAGTGAGGGTGGAACCAAAGGGTCAGCGCTCCCTTTCAGCGACGCCTGTAGACACCATAAATTCAAATATGGGGTGATTGTGCACAGTGGTGTGCATTTGTCCGACCATGTCCACTTTTGTTGGACTCACAGTAACTTACAGTAACATTTGAgtgcatgtaaatatatattttgtcaggtagacaggggctagttgtcacacagaGGAAGGCTTGCATCTCTAAAACCACACTGGCATTAATTTAGGATAAAGTCAACTGTGTAATGAAGGTAGATTTTATCTGAAACCATAAATCTCAGGTTGGGACAAGTTGTCGTACAAAGAGTGCTGCagcaattatgtatttttgtaggccaacccaAAAAGCCCCAATTTGATTTTTCCACTTGCTTTTGGATAATTGCAGAAAATCAGTTCTGTACCAAACAAAAGCTTATGGTTCTTACACATTTTGTTAATCTTCACAAATAACCTTTTATGCATTTTGAAGCCTATATACAATCGCCAGAAGTATAAAGGTGCTTGCACATTGTGTAGTTCTAGGAACTAGCCAATAGGGTCGTTCCTAGAAAAACAATTTCCCGCTCAAGCTGTTTTCCCGGTTGCATTCACACTGGCAGCAGGAACTGTGACGCGGCCTTTTAAATGCCATTTACAAACATCAACAACCGGTGAATGGAGGACGCCGTGTTCCAAGCGGTTTTTGTTATGTGTTGAGAGATGGAATGTAAACGCACAATTTACACGACTGAAAGAACATGAAAATCTAGGAATATAAATCTGAAGTAGGACCTTAATTAATTCCCACTAACGAAGATACTGAAATGGTTCCTAATTCCAGCAGTACGAACATGCCAAAAAGCTGAAACTTCCACCAATAGTTCTAGGAAAAAAGCAAAATGCAATAGTACCTTATACACCATGTTCAAATGACTTCAACGCCACTGACATTAAGCTTCAGAGCATGATTAGAAACACACCAAGGCTGTAAAAGTGGACTGGCGAGTAGATGAGATTTCCTGTTCGGTGTGATAACGTTTAATGTCCCCAACAATGTCTGTAGTCCAGTGTAGCCACTTGTTGTATTAATGCTGCCTTCATGTGCTATTGGAAATTTCCCATTTCCTTGTGAAGTCTAGTGCTTTTTTGTCTGAAAAAATCTAATTTAGCAACCCATTGGTTGACAATCATATAAACATTCACTGCGctacatactgtatatgcagtTTGCTGACAATTCTGGAATTTGAGGTCAAATACTTGTTTATTTCACTGcttataaaacatacaatatgCTTCAAaagatcttttttatatatagcctTTAAATACACTACTTTAGTGACAAGACAAAGGGATGTAGATTTTGTGAGAACAGCTTTGACAGAAGCAATGGTTGTCCCCTCCACCATGTTTTAAGACTATGACCCACTTAACTCGGAAACTCTGGTATCAAAATTATGAGCGGCATTGCCCTCTAATTTCCGATTAGGAAACTCGTATTTACGATAATTCCGATAGCACGCATATGCAACACAAGTGATTTATTTTATGtccagaataaaacatgaaattatctTGAGTTGTGTTCACCAAAGAACTTATTTCTGGCATGTAACCAGAAacccattaaaaataacattgacTTAAGGACAATGAAAATGCTAAATTGTTTCCAGGTTCTGGTCTACAAAAATACACCATCCCAGCATAggtcaagttgttgttgttttttagaagctgtattattattatttttcctggCCAGTAATTATAGAAATGTCAAGAAAAATTTTTTGTAACCAAATCTTTTAGCTATGTACAAAAACTGTCATCATAGCCATTTTCAGATTATGTACAAAGATTCACTTAACATCATCCAGCAATATATAATGAGAGCTAACAGCGATTATTTGAGgtcagtgtttttaaatgcatcttactgaacagattacatttttaaaagtgttacTGTAAATGTTGGGAAAAACTGTTTCAGAAAATCGAAATGTGAATGTCATCAAACTGAATGAGATActgcaattactttttttatttgagcaattattgtttttttacttgtgaatattttctagttttcatatgcaatttttatattttccataattatattttatataaacggCGTCATATGTTGATTGAACTTCAATCATCAATATTTTATACTTTTCTactaacatttttatattgtttaatggAGCTGTTCAGACACTGAAGTTGAACGGACATTCAGCATAACCAAGTCTCATGATGCACGACAGGACTACAGATATATGACATATTAACGGAATCGCATTTaagtgcatttaattttttttatatacatcacAATAAATACTTTCTAATGTCTTTAAATGagtattttatttgtcttttattatttaaGAAAAGGGTTCAGATTCAGCATTAGCCCTCACTGTCCACTGTCCAGGCACAAGCTCAAATGAGACTGTGCATAAATCATAAAGATGGGAGAAATTATAATTTACAAGACATAATGTTATTAAATTCAGTTGTATGTGTTTTCAGTTAGCTACGATGCCCATAAAGTGACTTGTTCGGTTTCCTTaattttgtcgtggccacgaaatAACTCATGGGAACttgataatatgtcgtggccacgagatattaatttgtggcaacGTCATATTAAcgcgtgggaacgtcatattatgtcgtggccacaagatcattttgtcgaggtaacgacatccttatgtcgtggcctctagatgctatgttgagggaacgacaagtttttctcgtggccatgagtttaatgcgtaaacaaacctgcgtgaccatagcaacccaggattatcagagatggaatcattaatattttattttgaattaagtaatTATATGCTTTGGCTACCAGGCTGTATTATATGTGATCGTCAGtattcaaatgaagtttatcataaataaatattacataaagtgcataataaaatataacaaatattttcatccatcctacagtcttgtaagtccattaagTGATAGTCTTTCCCACATaatatgtgtacattattattattattattagcctattac belongs to Carassius gibelio isolate Cgi1373 ecotype wild population from Czech Republic chromosome B10, carGib1.2-hapl.c, whole genome shotgun sequence and includes:
- the ggt5b gene encoding glutathione hydrolase 5 proenzyme; translation: MAKSQSRRCCFCILALVCSVVIICICVILATKQRCAFTHAAVSADSSRCSDIGRDMLLEGGSAVDAAIAALLCTSLVNPQSMGLGGGAIFTIMDKTGKVKIISSRETVPKGVQADLLNKCPKAFQFATGSHWIGVPGELRGYEKAHQLYGKLPWAKLFEPSIKLAREGFPMPAYLAKFLDNSFIKKLILDTELRDLFYENNMVLKDTLKFPQLAETMETISKEGANAFYTGKIAKDLIQDVKERNGVLSLEDLSTFQVRVSEAWSVQLGDYKMHIPPPPAGGAILSFILKLMHGFRLSPASNQGHQKTLNLHRFLEAVKFANGQKHNLKDPNFNSRKNMEYIKDEKFIEHIRALITDGSTHDASYYNITPSVDRVGTTHVSVMAADGSAVSVTSTINHMFGSAVFSPKTGIILNNELADFCGRADSVTPGEQPPSSMAPTILQSQEKTVVIGGSGGSFITTAMALSIMNHLWFGMNLNESIAAKIVFVDAKNNVQFEQGYDNSSINAMKRMGHIVNNSIFFNVVNGISKEGQCISAVSDARKLGRSAGY